The genomic region AGGTGGCGGGCGCCCCGACCGGCGGGTTCACCGCTCCGGTCGCCGGCGCGGCGTCCCGGTTCGTCGCCGCCTGGCAGCGGCACGCGACGGGGCTGGCCGCCGAGGCGGAGGACCATGCCGCCGCGGTGCGCGCGGCGCTGGGTGACCTCCTCGCCGTCGACGGCGCCGTCGCCGGGGAGCACCAGTCGCTCGGCGGGCGGCTGGGAGGGTCCCGGTGAGCACGCTGCCACCGGAGCCGCGGCCGGTCCCACCCCTGACCGCCGACCCCGCGAGCGTGCACGGCTGCGCGGCGCAGCTGCGGGCCGCCTCGGCCCAGATCGACGACCTCGGCTCCTTCGCGGCCGGCAGCGCGCGGGTGCCCTCCTGGGAGGGGGTCGCCGCCCGGGCCTACCAGGAGACCGTGCGGTCGCTGGGCCGGCGGGCGGACGCCCTGTCCCTCGCGCTGCGGTCGGTGGCGGCCCGTGTCGACCAGCACGCCGACGACCTCGAGGCGCTCGACGCCCGGCGCCTGGAACTCGGGGTGGAGCGCGATGCCCTGGTGGCGACGATCGTCGTCCTGAGGCTCCGCCTCGCCACCTCCGGCCTCGAGGACGCCGAGGACCTCCGAGCCGCCTGCGAGGACTGCGCCCGCCGGGTGCGCGTCCTCGAGGCCGAGCTCGACCGGTGGTCCACCGACCTGATCGCCGCCGAGGAGGCGGTGCTCGCGGTGTTCGCGCGGACGCTCACCGTCCAGCAGGCGGAGGCCCGTCACGGGGGGCGCCGCGACCCCGCCGACGACGCCCTGGGTGCGATGCCCGGGCCGGGCGCCTCCGCGACCGAGGTGAGCGCCTGGTGGGCGGGGCTCTCGCGGGCCGCGCAGGCGGCGGTCCCGGTGGCCGCGCCCGGCGCGATCGGCAACCGGGACGGGGTGCCCGCCCGGGCTCGGCACGCCGCCAACACCGTCTCCCTCGACCGCGACCTCGCCGCGTGGAGCCATCTCGACGACCTGGGGCTGCTCCCCGAGGACGCGGCGCAGTGGCTCTCGAACGCCCGGGCGGCACAGCGGGCCGTCGCTCGGGTCGAGGAGGGGCTCGACCCGCAGACCGGCCTCCCGATCACCGCCCAGCTCTACGCCTACGACCCGGCCGCGTTCGACGGCGACGGCGCGGTCGCGGTGGCCGCCGGGGACCTCGACACCGCCGCCGACGTCGCCGTCACCGTGCCCGGCCTCGGCACCGACGCCGGCAGCGCCCCCTCCCAGGCGACCCGGGCCGTGACCCTCTACGAGGCGACGCGCAGCGTCGACGGCGCCGGCGAGGTCGCCGCCCTGCTCTGGATCGGGTACGACGCCCCCGACAACCTGCCCTGGCGGCTCGAGGGCGCCGACGCCGCGGGCGTGGCCGGCGAGGGGATGGCCCGCGCCGGTGGGGAGCGGCTGGCCGACCTCGTCGACGGGCTGCGCGGCTCGCGCCCCGGGGACGACCCTCCGGCCCACCTGACAGTCATCGGGTACAGCTACGGCTCGACCACGGCCGGGCTGGCGGCCGCCGAGCACGCGCTCCCCGTCGACGACCTGGTCTTCGTCGGCAGCCCCGGCGCCGGCGGCGGCACCGACGGCGTCGCGGACATCGGCGTCGATCCCGACCACGTGTGGGCGGGCGCGAACAGCCGCGACCCGGTCGCCGACCTGGGCAACCGGGGCTGGTTCCACCTGGAGTCGGCGCTCGGCGGGGCCGGGCTCGGCGACGACCCGGTCGAGGACGACTTCGGTGCGACCCGGTTCCGGGCCGAGTCCACCACACGGGCGGACGAGGGCGGCCTCGCGGCGCTGGGGGACCACGGCAAGTACTTCAAACACGACACCGAGTCGCTGTACAACCTCAGTCAGATCGTCAGCGGCCACCACGGCGACGTGCTCGAGGCCGCGCCGGTCACCGATCCGTGGTGGGGCGGCCCGCAGGACCCCGAGTGGGACCGCGAGCCGACCACCCCCGACACCCTCGACGAGCCGTGAGGCCCCGGTGGTGGCCGGTCCTGGCCTGGTGCGTGCTCGTCGCGGTGCTCGCCGGGTGCGTGCTCCTCGCCCGGGACGCCGATCGGGGGCGCTCCGAGCGGGCCCTGCTCGCCCAGCGCGACCAGGTCGACGCGGAGCTGCGTGAGCTCCTCGCCGGCGTCGGCACGCACCTGGGCCAGGAGGTGCGCACCGACTCGGGGCTCTGGCTGGGCTGCTCCATGGTCCTGGAGAGCGGGTTCCGTGCCGCCCGCTACACCGCGAACATCCGCCTCGACGTCCGGACCCCGCGCGCCCGGGTGGCACCCGAGCTGGTCCGGATCGCCCGGGAGGCCGGCTGGGTCGTCGAGCCCGGGCCCCGCCGGCGCGCCGACGCCGAGGAGCCGAAGCGGGCGGAATGGGTCCGCGGCCGCAAGAGCGACCTGGCCGCGGACCTGGCCGATCTCGCGCCGGGAGTCGAGGGGCACGTGCTGCTCCGGGTGACGGCCGACACCTGCCTCGACGTTCCCAGCGGCCAGCGTGAGACCTGGATCCTGCGCGAGGAGCCCGGCCCGCTCGCAGACTGAGCCTCCGGCCGCCCGATTCCGGGGCCCGCGCCGCGTGTCCTCCCCGGACGCCGGGCCGCGCCTTCGTAGCCTGTTGTCACTTCCTCCCCATCAGTAGCAGCATCAGTAGCAGCGGAGCAGACGGCGACATGGCGAACAGCTTCCTCGGCCGGGACATGGCGGTCGACCTCGGCACCGCCAACACCCTGGTCTACGTCCGCGGCAAGGGCGTCCTCCTCGACGAGCCGAGCGTGGTCGCGCTCAACGCCGCGACCGGCGAGATCCTCGCCGTCGGGCACGAGGCGAAGCGGATGATCGGGCGCACGCCCGACAACATCACCGCGATCCGGCCGCTCAAGGACGGTGTGATCGCCGACTTCGAGGCCACCGAGCAGATGCTGCGGTACTTCATCCAGCAGGTGCACCGCCGCCGCTACTTCGCCAAGCCCCGGATGGTCATCTGCGTGCCCAGCGGCATCACCGCCGTCGAGCAGCGCGCCGTCAAGGAGGCCGGCTACCAGGCCGGCGCCCGCCGGGTCTACATCGTCGAGGAGCCGATGGCGGCGGCGATCGGCGCCGGCCTGCCGGTGCACCAGGCCACCGGCAACATGGTGGTCGACGTCGGCGGCGGCACCACCGAGGTGGCGGTGATCTCGCTGGGCGGGATCGTGACCAGCCTGTCGATCCGCACCGCCGGCGACGACCTGGACGCCGCGATCGTGGCGTGGATGAAGAAGGAGTACTCCCTGATGCTGGGGGAGCGCACCGCCGAGGAGGTCAAGATGACCCTCGGCTCGGCGTTCCCGCTGCCCGACGAGCCCGAGGCCGAGATCCGCGGCCGGGACCTGATCTCCGGCCTGCCGCGCACGGTCGTGATCTCCAGCGCCGAGGTCCGCCAGGCCCTCGAGGAGCCGCTGCACGCGATCGTGGACGCCGTGCGGGCCACCCTCGACCAGACCCCGCCCGAGCTGGCCGGCGACATCATGGACCGCGGCATCGTGCTCACCGGGGGCGGCGCGCTGCTCCGCGGCCTCGACGAGCGGCTGCGGCACGAGACCGGCATGCCCGTGCACGTCGCCGAGGACCCGCTCACCTCCGTGGCGCTGGGCGCCGGCAAGT from Nocardioides pantholopis harbors:
- a CDS encoding alpha/beta hydrolase, giving the protein MSTLPPEPRPVPPLTADPASVHGCAAQLRAASAQIDDLGSFAAGSARVPSWEGVAARAYQETVRSLGRRADALSLALRSVAARVDQHADDLEALDARRLELGVERDALVATIVVLRLRLATSGLEDAEDLRAACEDCARRVRVLEAELDRWSTDLIAAEEAVLAVFARTLTVQQAEARHGGRRDPADDALGAMPGPGASATEVSAWWAGLSRAAQAAVPVAAPGAIGNRDGVPARARHAANTVSLDRDLAAWSHLDDLGLLPEDAAQWLSNARAAQRAVARVEEGLDPQTGLPITAQLYAYDPAAFDGDGAVAVAAGDLDTAADVAVTVPGLGTDAGSAPSQATRAVTLYEATRSVDGAGEVAALLWIGYDAPDNLPWRLEGADAAGVAGEGMARAGGERLADLVDGLRGSRPGDDPPAHLTVIGYSYGSTTAGLAAAEHALPVDDLVFVGSPGAGGGTDGVADIGVDPDHVWAGANSRDPVADLGNRGWFHLESALGGAGLGDDPVEDDFGATRFRAESTTRADEGGLAALGDHGKYFKHDTESLYNLSQIVSGHHGDVLEAAPVTDPWWGGPQDPEWDREPTTPDTLDEP
- a CDS encoding rod shape-determining protein codes for the protein MANSFLGRDMAVDLGTANTLVYVRGKGVLLDEPSVVALNAATGEILAVGHEAKRMIGRTPDNITAIRPLKDGVIADFEATEQMLRYFIQQVHRRRYFAKPRMVICVPSGITAVEQRAVKEAGYQAGARRVYIVEEPMAAAIGAGLPVHQATGNMVVDVGGGTTEVAVISLGGIVTSLSIRTAGDDLDAAIVAWMKKEYSLMLGERTAEEVKMTLGSAFPLPDEPEAEIRGRDLISGLPRTVVISSAEVRQALEEPLHAIVDAVRATLDQTPPELAGDIMDRGIVLTGGGALLRGLDERLRHETGMPVHVAEDPLTSVALGAGKCVEEFEALQQVLVSESRRF